Genomic DNA from Paenibacillus borealis:
ACGAAATCAATTACCTGATCAAGGAAGTCTATGAGAAACATCTGCTGGTCAAAGAGTCGGAGTTCAAATTTCTGCAGGCGCAGATGAATCCGCATTTTCTGTTTAATACGCTGATTACCATCGGCTACAAGGCAAAGCTGTCCAAAGATGAGACCGTTTACAAAATGGTAACGTCCCTCACAGAGCTGCTGCAGGCAAGCATCTATTCCAACAGCCTGGCCAAAATCCCGATCCGGCAGGAGCTGGATTTCATCAGATTCTATCTGTATCTGCAGAAGGAAAGGTTCGAGGACAAAATGGAGTATACGATCCAGATCGAGGATGAGGCCATACTGGATCTGCTGCTGCCCAAGCTCAGTGTTGAACCGCTGGTCGAGAATGCTGTGGTGCACGGGGTGGAGCGGAAGCTCGGCAAAGGAAACATCTGCATCCGCATTTACCGCGAGAACGATTCGGTCTATTTCGAGATCACCGATAACGGCAGCGGGTTTGAGCATGTCCCCAAGAATTGGAGTCATTTCGAGAGCGATACCATGCGCAAACAGGGCCACAACAATATTGGCCTGATCAACACACATAAACGGGTTAAGCTGCTCTACGGCGAGCCTTATGGCATTGAGGTCGAGAGCGAGCCTGGGTCAGGTGCGAGAGTCACTCTACACATACCGGCAGATCAGGGGGAACTAACACATGTATAAGGTCATGATTGTAGACGATGAGCCTGTGATCAAAAAAGGGCTGCAGTGCTTCATCGATTGGAGTATTCTTGAGTGCGAGGTTGTTTGTGAGGCAGCGAACGGATTGGAAGCGGTCGAGCTGCTGGGCTATTACGATGTCGATATCGTTGTCACGGATATCCGCATGCCGGGAATGGACGGCCTTGCTTTATCGGATTATGTGCACCGGCACTTTCCGCAAACGAAGGTCATTATTCTTACGGCCTTCGCGGACTTCGCCTATGCCCAAACGGCCATACAATATGAAGTTGTCGATTTTGTAGTCAAGACCAATCCCACAGAGCAGATTCCCCGGGCGATTGAAAAAGCCACACAGCTGCTGGAAAAAGAACGGGAGCAGACGCAGAAGGTCCGGCAATTGGAGAGCAAAATCAACGATAATCTGTCCGAAATCAGCGAAAAATTCCTTAGAGAGGCCGTCTATGGCCTGATTAGCGATGAAGCTGGTCTGTTCAGCCGCTCTAGAGAGCTGGGGCTGCAGCTGGAGAACTATTTCGCCGTCTATATGGAGGTAAAAGATATGCCCGGCTCCCAAGGTTATACCGGGAACCCGGCGAATGACCATTACCGCTTCCTGGCCTCCATCCGCCAATTCCTTGGCCTGGCCTTCGGGGAGCGCCCCTCTTCTATTATGGCCATGGAGAAAAACACCCTGCTGGCGCTTGTCTCCATGGGCAGCGGCAATACCGCAGTCTCCACCCAGACCCTGCTTACGATCAGCAATGAAATTCTCGCCATGGCGGAGAACTTCAGACAATGCCATGTCAATATCGGCATCAGCTTGCTGCACAGGGATATATCTACGCTGACAACGGCTTACCTGGAGGCCAGAGAGGCGCTGCAGGGCAGCTTCTATAACGATAATTATGTGGCTGTATATATGCCTCATTCGAACCAGACAATCACTCCCGGAGCGCCTCCCCATCACGCCGCAGAGCAAATTGCCGAACATCTGCAGCAGGGACAAAGCGAGCTGGCAGTCCAGCAGCTGGACCAGCTGCTGGAGAGTTACAAGAGTACTAAAGAGCCGATCGAGAATGTCAAGGTAGCCTGTCTGCTTATCGCTTCCTACTGTTTCCGTCTGCTGAGCGCAAGCACACCCTTCGCACCGGAGATGGAGGAGAGCCAATCTGCCGTGTATAAGCAAATTCAGGAGAGCAAAAGCATCCAGCTGCTGGCAGATATCCTGGGGCGCCTGATTCTGAACTGCTCCAGGGCAGTGGCACTGAGTGACAGACAGCCCAATTACATCGTGATTGAATGCCAGAAATATATCAGAGAGCACTACAATCAGAACCTGAGCCTGCAGATTATTGCCGACCACATCCATATCAACAGCAGCTACCTCAGCCGCCTGTACAAGAAGGTCACCGGTGAGTCTATCATCGATGTGATCAACCGGTACCGGATTGATATGGCCAAGAAGCTGCTCCGGAATCCGGCGAGTAAGGTATTCGAGGTTGCGGAAGCCGTCGGTATTGAGACTCCTGCCTATTTCACCCATGTATTCTCCAAATATACGGGAATGAGTCCCAAGGAATATAAACTGAATTATTCACAGAGCGAATTGGGATAAACGGAAGATTTCCTGGGAGGGTTATCCCTGAGGAGGAATCTGGACCTGGACCCGGCTAAACTCCGCCACCCCCTGGCTGATGAATAGGGCAAGCTTTCCATGCTGAATGTCGTACATTCTGGCACTCATTGCCACCTCTCCGCCGATATAAATTTCACAAATCGTCCCATCAATAAACACCTTCAGCTCATATTTCTGTTCCGGCACCAGCTTGAGCGGACGTTCCAGCTCGACCTCGTAAGGGAAGGTTTTGCCTCCCTCCTCCGATTGCATAACCGGCCCGCGGAAGGTAATCCGGTTACGCTGTGGCTCCAGTGTGATGTAGTAGGCGAAATCCAGGCTATCGCCTGCCCGCAGCATGAACCCCAGACCTTGGCTCTCCCCGGTAAATCTGACGAAAGCAGAAATCTTGCATAGATCAGGCAGTTCCTCCTGAGTAATACAGCTGGCAAAAGCATAAGGGGAATCGCAGTGGAGCACATCGCCCGTCATCGTCCACTCCCCTGTAACTCCATGAAAATTAGCGGGGACCTGCTTGTCAAAAACCGAATCTACGGTTTCCGGGACCTTCACACCCAGTGTTCCGTCCAGCCGCTGAATGATTTCATGCACAACCATGTTGCCGCCCCAATCCCAGGTATCATAATCTTTGCCTGCTGCCTTAGGCGGGTTCCAGCCGAACAAATCGTCATTTTTTGTCGGATTCCAGCCAAACAAATAACGTTTTTGTCCGTCGGATACCGACTTAGCAGCATAATAGGCACGTCCATCAAATGCCTCTTCCTGCGGCGTAATCCACGGCCCGTTCAAAGAACGGCTCATCCGGTAAAAGGTGCCGAAACGTCCCGTATAAGAGGAATAGATCAGATACCACCATTCTCCCATCTGGAACAAGTCCGGACATTCGTGTGCTCCTACATGCAGATTCGGCGCGTACAGCGGCTCCCGGTATTCCCAATGCTTGAGATTCTTAGAGGTCAGCAAACCTGTACAGCCTTTACGGTTCGTCGGCCCCTTCTTCAGGGCTGCGATCAGCATCCAGTATTGCCCTTCTTCCTCATTCCAGAATACAAAGGGATCACGCCAGTCCGCCAGCTCATAAATCTCGCCGTCCGGACCAAAAGTGTCTTCAGGGATCGGCTCCCATGTTCGCAGATCCTTGCTGACGGCATGGCAGGCAATCTGTTTCCCTTCAGGAAAGATACAGTAGAACATATGATAAATATTATCCACCTTGAGAATGTGGCCGGTTCCGCCTTCGATACTGCAAGACCCATCCTCTCTAAAATCCACGAAATCCTTCGTCCCAAGTAAATGCCAGCCGTGATCCAGCCCTTCCTTATAATTCTCTCTCCAGCCATGGAGATAAAAGAGTTTAAACTCCCCGCCTTCATAGTATGGAATAACATCCCCTACCCAGGCGTTCTCAGGGCGATAGAAAAATTCCTTCATAGATGATTCCTCCCGTTATTTATTAATTCTGTCAAGCAATAGCGAGACAGCTTGGGCACTTTCTGCACGGTTCACAGTTTCATGCGGTGCGAATAACCGGTTGCCGCGCCCGGTAACTAATCCGAGCTCCTGTAAGGCAGCCACTGCATCTACAGCCCATGCACTAATCGTGCCGGCATCCTTGAAGTTACTCATTTGACCGAAGACAGCATTCTGTCCTGTATGGAACAGATACGCCTTGTAGATCATGGATGCCATTTCTTCACGGCTTATCGTTTCCCCAGGTGCAAAGGTATCTGTGCTTCTTCCCGTTACAATCCCCGCTTCATATGCTGCGGCAATAGAAGATGCATACCAATGCTCAGGTTCTACATCCTTGAATGCGGTTAAGTTCGTCCCTGTTATTCCAAGTGCCCGGGTGATCAGGGAAGCGAACTCCGCTCTGCTCACCTTTTGCTTCGGTGCGAATTCCGTCTCACTCACACCCAGGACAATCTGCTTTGCTGCCATCTTTTTGATAACATCATGGGCCCAATAGGAGGCATTCACATCTTCAAAAGATTTATCATAAGTAAGGACGGCATACTTGCTGAAATGACTCACCTCTGCCGTCCATTTACCGTCCGCATAGGTTCCAACCATATATTCCAGTCTTCCGTCATCTGAGATGTAATAAATACCCGTTAAATCCTGGCGGGAATTCTCCTGTGCGCCCAATCGGATTGTGATGGGTTTGGAGAACTTCTCAAGCGTCAGCTTCGTTCCGTCGGGCCTTACAATAGACAATTTGAATTCGTAGATCTCTCCAGCCACTGAAATGGCTGCCTGATTTCTTTGTCCAACTTGCCCAACCAGCTCTTTACTCTGCTCTGAAGTTAAAGTTTCCATTTCAAAAGAGATCTTCGCCTGCCCAAGCTCACTGCCCGTAACCATTGCCTGTAAATCCTTCAATACTTCTGCGGGAACTTCAATCTCCACATCTGCATGCTTGATCTTCAGCGCATTCTTACCGTCATTGGCTGCCAGAGTCGCAGGGAATAGTACCTGTCGCTCGCCTTTTCCCAATTCGAATAACAGACTGTTCTGACTCTCCGGCTTGCTCACTGGAGTGGCAGACTGAGTCGGAGAGCTGGTTGGATCGCTCGGACCGGTTGGACTCGGACTGCTTGGACCGGTTGGGTCAGTTGGATCGGTTGGATCGGTTGGATCGGTTGGATCGGTTGGGTCGGTCGGATCAGTCGGGTTAGTCGGATTCACCCCATTCTGCACCTTAACCGGTACATTGAAATCATCGACATTAATATGTCCGAAACCGCCTGTGGATTGGTCAACTACCTTAATGTAGAGCTCCTCACCGATATACTGCGAAGCATCCCATATCTTCCGCTGATACTCCTCATAATTCGTGGCAGTTTCTTTAAACAGCTCTTTGCCGTCCGATGCACGGACTAGCGCAACATACAGCTTATCGATATCACGCCCGCCGCTAACCAGGAAATTGAGCTTGCCGTTCCCGCCAAGAACGAAATTCTGTGATTTCAGCGTTCCCGTTAAGCTGTCACCTCCGGCTTCCTCGTTAAAGCCCCATAAATGATAGCCGCCCGGAATTTTATGCGACGGATTGAAGTAGATCGTGTCCCAGAAGAACTGGGCATCGGTCACGTGGACATCCTGGAAGGCGTCTCCTTCTGGAATCCAGCCTGTTAAGTCACCTGTGGCAAAATCATGGTTAGGCAGATCCGCAATATCGGTATATACGGAGTTGTCCCAGTTGTCCGGCACATCGACCGGAGCAGCCGGTTCACCCGTCAAGGCATTCATATTCCATACTTCCATGGATTTGACTGTAATATCGTTGTCAGCCCAAACCTGCAGGCCCAAGGAATCGTATCGGCCTACATAGACTCTGGTTGTCAGCTTTTTCTTATCATTGGCAAAGGCTTCCACAACCGAACGGTCAAGGAAAATATGCAGCTTCAGGTTCTCTCCGTCCAGATCCACGGCCCCGCCCTGAATCCCGTCTACGCGTACATCCGGATCAATGCTGCTCTTGGTCCGGTCCACATTGAAGGTCCCGTTTGTCTTGTCATAGTAAATCAGTGTTTCCTCCTGGCCGTTATCGGAGCGCCGCACTTTGAGACCGAATTTCTGGGCTTCACCCGGATCAATTTCCATCACAATCTCCAGCATGTCGCCTTTGACACTCCGGATCAATTGATTGGCGGCAGCCAAATTCTTGTCCGAGAAATCAGCTATCTTATCTCCACGGAGACTCTGCAATTCCTCAATAGGCTCAATGCGCAATTCATCGTGTTCATCCAGGCTCAGGGAAACCGGCAGTGCCAGATTATGAGCCCATCCGGCCTGATATTCAGCCTGCGGAGTTCTTACATTTTGCACCATGGAGTATACGACCGTTCTTCCGTCAGGTGTAACCATCCCGCTCTCGGCGGTTAAATATCCATCTCCCACATCCATTTTGGAAGGTGCGTCCTGATCAGGTATAAACTTGAAGTTATCTCTATCCCAGGTTCCAATCCAGTAAAAGACTTCAACATCTCTCTGCACATCATCAGCTGGAGGAACCTGCTCCGGCTTCTCATGGGGGTTAACCATGAAAATGTATTTTTGTTGTCCTGTACTATCCCCACCCAGCGGCAATAATACCGGCAGTTCCCATACCGTACCGAGCTCCGGATAAAGATTTCTGTCACTAACGTATAAAGGCCCCTTATACTCCCAGTTGTACATATCGTCAGACACATACACCAGAGCTGTACCGCTGCTGAAGTCTTGTAGGCCGGATGTCACCAGCTGGTACCACTTGTCGGTCTCTTGGTCATACCATACAAAAGGGTCACGGAACTCATTATGGATGCCATTTCCGTTCTGCTCCGTTACCGGCTCAGAATATTTCACCCATTGCTCCAATTTAGGGTCCGACAGATCAGCCGGAGTCGCCAGGCCTGTTCTTTGATTTGGTGACAAAGAGTCATTGCCGGCAGTATAGAAGAGCACAGGATTGCCGTCCCGGTCATAAGCTGCGCTGCCAGACCATGCACCATCCGGGTCAAGAGTACCCGCTTCCGGCGCAAGTGCAGGCCTCACATTCTCCCAATGCACCATATCGTCACTCACCCAATGTCCCCAGTGGATTTGATGCCAGAATGGACCTTGCGGGTTATGCTGATAAAATAAATGATACTGGCCGTTATAATAAATCGGTGCATGCGCTTCATTCATCCAGTTTTGCGGAGGCATCGCATGGTACTGCGGACGGTGCTGATCACCGTCAAATACACTAGGATCCTCGTCAATGTCACCATTCGGGATTTCTGGAACCATCCCGCCGTGAAGCGCCTTCACATTCTCATACTCAGCAAGGATCTCTTGCCCCGTGAGCGCTTTGTTCTGCAGTTTCACTTCATCGATAAGTCCGCTGAACATATTGTAGGAGAACAATCCTGCAAACTCTGCAGATCTATTGTTTTTTCCGATCATCAGCTTTTCCGTAGAAGGTGTAACCGGAACGTTGACAGGAGTTGCCTGAGAAGCTACTTCCTGGCCATTTAGATATAATTTAATGATACCGTCCTTTTTGTCGAACGTAGCTGCAACGTAATTCCATTTGTATTTTTCGAGCGGATGGTCCTTGACCCATACCTGTATCCACTGTCCGCCAATTCCGGCCTGCATTGACCATGTACCGTGCCGGTACATCCCCAAAGCGAATCCTTCCATCTTATCCTGATCGGACTGGTTCACGATAGCAGACAGCTTGTTTCCGTCTCCCCACTCGTAGCTGCGCGGGGCAACCCAGGCTTCAAGCGTTAACGCGTCACTTACAGGAACGGCATCCTTTGCGTCTACCTCAATATCATTTGAGTATCCATCGAAGAGCAGGGCCCCGCCTTTTACTCCTCGCGGAGTCCATCTTGGATCTTTGGAGTCCATATATCTGGCGTCATTAAATACGTAGTTTACGTCATGCTCAAGATTGCTTACTTCCTCAAGCGCCTTTTTTCCTGCGCCTTCATCAAGGCTCATATAGAAAGTGGTTCCCGTATTATTCGCTTGAAAAGCATCAACGGAGATACGGGCTTGATTGGATTGATCGATAACCTTGATATAAAGCCTCTTATTGTAGTGCTTCTGCATTTTCCAGGAGATCTGCTCATTCGCACTGACGTTCCCGGTCTTCTCAAGCAGTGTGTTCGTACTGGCATCATATAATGCGACATAAGCGTCCTCCGGCTTGTCGATGCCTAAAACAGTGAAGTTAATCGTACCGGTTCCCTGAAGAGTGAAGGTACTAGAGGTTATTGAACCCTGCCCCTCCAAGGAGGATTTGGCATAATAGTTACCTTCTTTACCAGCCTGAGCATCATTGCTCACTTGAAAAGCGCTGCCCTGAGCGGCCCAGCTCTCTAAATTACCGGTTTCAAAACCGGGATTCCGGATTTCGTTCGGCATTATATTATCTGCCATAACTCCTTCTTCAGGTACCAGTTCATTGAAGGTGTGAAAGGCGTCCGCAAAGATGACTCCCCAATCCGCGTACCCATTATCGACGATCTCCACATACAGCTTCTTCCCGATGTACTTGGAGAGATCAGCTTTATATTGCTCCATATTCGCGAGTCTCAGGCCTTGTGCCGGATCCGGGAACCCTGATTCATTAAATTCGCTGTTGCCGTATCTGGCCATCAGGTCTCCTGTATCTGCATCGATAACACTCACATACACTTGATCTGTATGCTTGCCTCCGCCCAGTCTGAAGGTAATCCAGCCTGTTCCGCCCAGCTCGAAGGTACTGGAACGAAGCTTACCTGTCGCAGTCTCGTTATACTTCAGTCCGTTTAAATGATAAGTGCCTTCCTGATTATAGGGGATTTGTTCAACCCAATAGGTAGTTTCGTCCGACACGCTGTCCGGTCCAAACGCTTCGCCTTCTACAACCGTCCAGCCTGTTAAGTTCCCGCTTTCAAAGCTGGGATTCTCAATTTGATAGCGTTTGAAATCCGGCTTAATATCTATTGCGGCAATCCCGGCTGCGGGCTCGGATTCATGGTACATGAAGAAGGCGTCCGCAAATACCACTCCCCAATCCGAGGTAGCATTATCAACGATTTCCACATACAGCTGTTTGCCCAAATAATCCGACAAATCCGCCTTATATTGCTCCATATTGGCAAGCCGCAAGCCTTGTGCAGGATTCGGGAAGCCGACATCGGCAAAGGCGCTGTTGCCATACCTCGCAATCACTTGGCCCGATGCAGCCTCCACGACATTTATATAGGCCTTATTTGGATTCTTCGCACCGCCAAACTTGAAGCTGATCCAGCCGCTGCCCCCGAGCTCGAAGGTGCTGGAACGAAGCACACCGGTCGCAGCCTCGTCATGCTTCCAGCCGTTTAAATGAAAGGCCCCTTCCTGGTTGTACGGGATTTGTTCCGCCCACCAGGTGGTTTCATCTGAGACACTATCCTGACCGAACGCTTGTCCTCTGACAACCGTCCAGCCTGACATATCACCATCTTCAAAACCCGGGTTCTGAATTTGATAGACTGCATCCGTAACTGACCGTCCCAAATCCTTCACTGGACTATGATAGACCGTATCCGTAACTGACGATCCTATGTCCACCTGTGGAACAGAAGCTTCCCCGCTTTCTAATACAACTCCTGCTGCGGCTGCACCCTGGATTGCCGGAGCCATAAGCTGAAGAGCCATAACCCCAACAACTATTTTAGAGATCCAAGATTTATTACTTTTGGCGTCCCTCATTAACAAGCCTCCTTAGTCGCTTTTATTCCACATCAAAACTGAAGCGCTTCCATATAGCGGTTTACTTGTTGAGGTTTTGTTTCTTCATGGGGTAAGGAGCGCCTGGGCGCCCCGCGTTACCAAATAGACTGCATATCCCATATTTCCATAGACTTCACCAATGACTTACCGTCTCCCCAGAGCTCAAGCCCTAATGCATCCTTACGGCTTGGATATACCCGGGTCGTCAGGCTTTTCAACCCGTTGGCATAGGCTTCGACCATGGAGCGGTCCAAATAGATATGCAGCTTCAGATTCTCTCCTAACAATTCCAGCTTGCCTCCTTGGATTCCCCTACACTTTTCACCCGGATGCAGTGTCGTTTTCGTGCGGTCAATCACAAGCTTAGCTTCATTGAAATCGTAATACAGCAGTGTTTCTTCTTCTCCATCCGGTGTACACCGGACCTTGATTCCTAGTTGTCCTGCATTGCCCGGCTCCAGCTCCACTTGAATTTCAAGCATGTCACCTTGTACATCCTTAAGCAGGACATTAGCTTCAGCCAATGACTTGTCCCGGAGCGATAACCGTTTCTCCCCCCGCAGCGATTGCAGCTCCTGAATCGGCTCAATGCCCAGCCGTCCATCCTCCCGCAAATACACACTTAGCGGCAAGCCGCCGTTATGGGCCCAACCCGATTGGTATTCCAGTTCGGATGTACGGTCGCCCTGCGCAATTGTAAAGACAATATTCCGGCCGGTCTTCGGGTCCACCATGCCGCTCGGACCGGTGAAATGAAAATCACCGACATCTATCAATTGCGGTTCTTCCTGATCCGGGATAAATGACAGCTCATTCTTGTCCAACTGCCCGATCCAATAGAATACCTCAACATCGGCGCCTGCTCCCACAGGGCTGACCAGCAGTAGATACTTGCTCACACCATGCTTGTCAACGCCCAGAGGCAGAAATACAGGGAGCTCCCAGATGGGCCCGAGATAAGGATACTTCTGAATATCCGCTGCAAAGAATGGGCCTTTGTACGTCCAATTCAGCATATCCTGTGAGGCAAATGCCAGCGCTGCCCCGCCTTCACCTTCAATTCCCGACCCGACCAGGGCATACCAGCCCTCTTCATCCTTCCATACGAACGGATCGCGGAAATCTCCGAATGCGCCCATTCCCTGCTTCTGAACGATAAGCGGCTCCGGATGTTTAATCCACGTTATCAGATCCGGGTCTCCATCCTGCGGGTAAGTGCTACGGGCAAGTGCCACACTCTGATTCGGCGAAGCACTGTCATTACCCGCTGTAAAGAACAAGGCAGGAAGTCCGTCTGCATCATAGGCCGCGCTTCCCGACCAGATTCCGTCGGGTGCGAGCTGATCCTTCTCCGGTGACAGGGCCACAGGAAGATCACGCCAATGTACCAGATCGCTGCTCACCCAATGTCCCCAATGAATATGATAAAAGAACGGCCCCAATGGGTTATGCTGATAGAACAAATGATATTGACCGTCAAAATAGATCGGTGCATGCGGCTCATTCATCCAGTGTGCCGGCGGGCTGACATGATACTGTGGTCTATGCCGGTCTGCCAGCAGGGGAGTGCGATCCAGCTTGATGTCGTCATATTTCAACGGCGGCCGGACGCCTCCATGTGCAGAATCCAACACTTCCCGGTAAGAAGCGGCAACCTCATCTTTGCTCAAGCCGCGGTTATATATCTTCAACTCATCCATGATCCCGCTGAACATCTGAAGATTGAATACTTCTGCCAGCAGGCTGCTGTGATTATTCTTGCCAATGAGCAGCTCCGTGTTCACAGCCTCTGCAATACGGGAACCGCCCGGCACATCAGCCGAAGCAATTTCAGTGCCGTTGAGAAACAGTTTAATTTCGCCTTGGGTTCCATCAAATACAGCGTTCACGTATGACCACTCGTTCTTGGATAATTCATAGCCCTCCGGCGCCCAAAGCTCCTTCCATTCTCCTCCCTCAAGCCCAACCTGAAAGGACCAGGAGCCGTGCCGGAACATGCCAAGCAGATAACCTTGCTTACGCTCCATATTGTGACGGTTTACGATAGCAGTTAACTTGCCTTCATAACCCCAATCATAGGTGCGCGGCGCCACCCATACTCCGATACTTAGTGCTGACAGAAACTCCTGCCCGCCATTCTTTTTCTCTTCATTAACAACCGTATGGACTACAGAAGTGGAATACCCGTCGAACAGAAGCCCGCTTCCCGTTACACCCTGTCTCCACTGCGGACCGCTATGCTCGTTAAACTCCGCTTGATTAAATACATACTGTATGTCATCACGGATTTGGGACACGCTCTCCAGTACGCTTGTTCCGCTTCCTTCATCAAAGGCCCAGTGCATCAGCAGTCCTTGATCTCCGTTTTTGTGGCTCACACATCATTCCTCCCTGCAGTCTGTACTGTAGCGCCACCGGGAATATGAACGGATTCGAGCGTATGAATCTGCAGCGAATCCAATACAACTTGCCCGGATTGCGTGCTTACTTCAATCCTCTGCATTGGAGCGTCGGGGAATATCTGATCTGTCAGAGCAACCAGGCCATTGTTGGCATACACTTCAACCGCATTGCGGTCCAGCCAGACCTGCAGCTTGATCTTATCGTTCACTGCAGCCATCCGGGCACCGTGCCTGATTGCGAACGAAGGGTGGAAATCCATCACACCCGATTTAGAGCGGTCAATGAATAGCCATTGCTGAACAGGGTCATACCCAATAACAATTTCACTCTGCCCAGAGGATTTCAGACTAATATGAACCTCTTCCCCGGACCGGATATCGATTTTCGCTTCAATTTCCAGCAAATCTTCATTCATTATCTGTCTAAAGGGGGATACTGGAGTAACGGTAATCTCCTTCCATTTCATAGAATCTTTGCGCAGCTGCTCCACTTCCCGGACAGGCTTTTGGGTCAGAACTATACTTCCGTCATTGATTGTCAGAGACAAGGCACGGGG
This window encodes:
- a CDS encoding response regulator, with protein sequence MYKVMIVDDEPVIKKGLQCFIDWSILECEVVCEAANGLEAVELLGYYDVDIVVTDIRMPGMDGLALSDYVHRHFPQTKVIILTAFADFAYAQTAIQYEVVDFVVKTNPTEQIPRAIEKATQLLEKEREQTQKVRQLESKINDNLSEISEKFLREAVYGLISDEAGLFSRSRELGLQLENYFAVYMEVKDMPGSQGYTGNPANDHYRFLASIRQFLGLAFGERPSSIMAMEKNTLLALVSMGSGNTAVSTQTLLTISNEILAMAENFRQCHVNIGISLLHRDISTLTTAYLEAREALQGSFYNDNYVAVYMPHSNQTITPGAPPHHAAEQIAEHLQQGQSELAVQQLDQLLESYKSTKEPIENVKVACLLIASYCFRLLSASTPFAPEMEESQSAVYKQIQESKSIQLLADILGRLILNCSRAVALSDRQPNYIVIECQKYIREHYNQNLSLQIIADHIHINSSYLSRLYKKVTGESIIDVINRYRIDMAKKLLRNPASKVFEVAEAVGIETPAYFTHVFSKYTGMSPKEYKLNYSQSELG
- a CDS encoding S-layer homology domain-containing protein, which encodes MRDAKSNKSWISKIVVGVMALQLMAPAIQGAAAAGVVLESGEASVPQVDIGSSVTDTVYHSPVKDLGRSVTDAVYQIQNPGFEDGDMSGWTVVRGQAFGQDSVSDETTWWAEQIPYNQEGAFHLNGWKHDEAATGVLRSSTFELGGSGWISFKFGGAKNPNKAYINVVEAASGQVIARYGNSAFADVGFPNPAQGLRLANMEQYKADLSDYLGKQLYVEIVDNATSDWGVVFADAFFMYHESEPAAGIAAIDIKPDFKRYQIENPSFESGNLTGWTVVEGEAFGPDSVSDETTYWVEQIPYNQEGTYHLNGLKYNETATGKLRSSTFELGGTGWITFRLGGGKHTDQVYVSVIDADTGDLMARYGNSEFNESGFPDPAQGLRLANMEQYKADLSKYIGKKLYVEIVDNGYADWGVIFADAFHTFNELVPEEGVMADNIMPNEIRNPGFETGNLESWAAQGSAFQVSNDAQAGKEGNYYAKSSLEGQGSITSSTFTLQGTGTINFTVLGIDKPEDAYVALYDASTNTLLEKTGNVSANEQISWKMQKHYNKRLYIKVIDQSNQARISVDAFQANNTGTTFYMSLDEGAGKKALEEVSNLEHDVNYVFNDARYMDSKDPRWTPRGVKGGALLFDGYSNDIEVDAKDAVPVSDALTLEAWVAPRSYEWGDGNKLSAIVNQSDQDKMEGFALGMYRHGTWSMQAGIGGQWIQVWVKDHPLEKYKWNYVAATFDKKDGIIKLYLNGQEVASQATPVNVPVTPSTEKLMIGKNNRSAEFAGLFSYNMFSGLIDEVKLQNKALTGQEILAEYENVKALHGGMVPEIPNGDIDEDPSVFDGDQHRPQYHAMPPQNWMNEAHAPIYYNGQYHLFYQHNPQGPFWHQIHWGHWVSDDMVHWENVRPALAPEAGTLDPDGAWSGSAAYDRDGNPVLFYTAGNDSLSPNQRTGLATPADLSDPKLEQWVKYSEPVTEQNGNGIHNEFRDPFVWYDQETDKWYQLVTSGLQDFSSGTALVYVSDDMYNWEYKGPLYVSDRNLYPELGTVWELPVLLPLGGDSTGQQKYIFMVNPHEKPEQVPPADDVQRDVEVFYWIGTWDRDNFKFIPDQDAPSKMDVGDGYLTAESGMVTPDGRTVVYSMVQNVRTPQAEYQAGWAHNLALPVSLSLDEHDELRIEPIEELQSLRGDKIADFSDKNLAAANQLIRSVKGDMLEIVMEIDPGEAQKFGLKVRRSDNGQEETLIYYDKTNGTFNVDRTKSSIDPDVRVDGIQGGAVDLDGENLKLHIFLDRSVVEAFANDKKKLTTRVYVGRYDSLGLQVWADNDITVKSMEVWNMNALTGEPAAPVDVPDNWDNSVYTDIADLPNHDFATGDLTGWIPEGDAFQDVHVTDAQFFWDTIYFNPSHKIPGGYHLWGFNEEAGGDSLTGTLKSQNFVLGGNGKLNFLVSGGRDIDKLYVALVRASDGKELFKETATNYEEYQRKIWDASQYIGEELYIKVVDQSTGGFGHINVDDFNVPVKVQNGVNPTNPTDPTDPTDPTDPTDPTDPTDPTGPSSPSPTGPSDPTSSPTQSATPVSKPESQNSLLFELGKGERQVLFPATLAANDGKNALKIKHADVEIEVPAEVLKDLQAMVTGSELGQAKISFEMETLTSEQSKELVGQVGQRNQAAISVAGEIYEFKLSIVRPDGTKLTLEKFSKPITIRLGAQENSRQDLTGIYYISDDGRLEYMVGTYADGKWTAEVSHFSKYAVLTYDKSFEDVNASYWAHDVIKKMAAKQIVLGVSETEFAPKQKVSRAEFASLITRALGITGTNLTAFKDVEPEHWYASSIAAAYEAGIVTGRSTDTFAPGETISREEMASMIYKAYLFHTGQNAVFGQMSNFKDAGTISAWAVDAVAALQELGLVTGRGNRLFAPHETVNRAESAQAVSLLLDRINK
- a CDS encoding glycoside hydrolase family 32 protein produces the protein MKEFFYRPENAWVGDVIPYYEGGEFKLFYLHGWRENYKEGLDHGWHLLGTKDFVDFREDGSCSIEGGTGHILKVDNIYHMFYCIFPEGKQIACHAVSKDLRTWEPIPEDTFGPDGEIYELADWRDPFVFWNEEEGQYWMLIAALKKGPTNRKGCTGLLTSKNLKHWEYREPLYAPNLHVGAHECPDLFQMGEWWYLIYSSYTGRFGTFYRMSRSLNGPWITPQEEAFDGRAYYAAKSVSDGQKRYLFGWNPTKNDDLFGWNPPKAAGKDYDTWDWGGNMVVHEIIQRLDGTLGVKVPETVDSVFDKQVPANFHGVTGEWTMTGDVLHCDSPYAFASCITQEELPDLCKISAFVRFTGESQGLGFMLRAGDSLDFAYYITLEPQRNRITFRGPVMQSEEGGKTFPYEVELERPLKLVPEQKYELKVFIDGTICEIYIGGEVAMSARMYDIQHGKLALFISQGVAEFSRVQVQIPPQG